From Halobacterium sp. R2-5, the proteins below share one genomic window:
- a CDS encoding Gfo/Idh/MocA family oxidoreductase: MLGYGFMGDAHANALRTLPQFFPDAPEVSLDVLVGRNETAAREAADRLGFDRVATDWRDAIDDVDVFYNLGPNSVHVEPSVAALDAGVHVLCEKPLAPTVEGAERMVEAAADSDAVAATGFNYRFVPAIQYAKQLVEDGALGEIRHVRFRYLQDWLTDADAPWTWRLDADSAGSGALGDLGAHSFDLARFLVGDVEAVSGHRETFVDERVPEGESEPRPVTVDDAFAAHAEFANGAMGTFEATRYAAGRKNGHTFEIDGSDGAVRFDLERLNELEVHRGDGRGFERVLVTDDDDPYGEHWWPAGHVLGWEHTFVHENSEFLSAIVGDGEFAPDFADGLAAQRLLDAVERSDDRREWVTV, translated from the coding sequence ATGCTCGGGTACGGGTTCATGGGGGACGCGCACGCGAACGCGCTCCGCACGCTCCCGCAGTTCTTCCCGGACGCCCCCGAGGTCTCGCTGGACGTGCTCGTCGGCCGGAACGAGACGGCCGCCCGAGAGGCCGCCGACCGCCTCGGCTTCGACCGCGTGGCGACGGACTGGCGGGACGCAATCGACGACGTGGACGTCTTCTACAACCTCGGCCCGAACAGCGTCCACGTGGAGCCCTCCGTCGCGGCGCTCGACGCGGGCGTCCACGTGCTCTGCGAGAAGCCGCTCGCGCCGACCGTCGAGGGCGCCGAGCGGATGGTTGAGGCGGCCGCCGACAGCGACGCCGTCGCCGCCACCGGCTTCAACTACCGGTTCGTGCCCGCGATTCAGTACGCCAAACAGCTCGTCGAAGACGGCGCACTCGGCGAGATACGCCACGTGCGATTCCGCTACCTCCAGGACTGGCTGACGGACGCGGACGCGCCGTGGACGTGGCGGCTGGACGCCGACTCCGCAGGGTCGGGCGCGCTCGGCGACCTCGGCGCGCACAGCTTCGACCTCGCGCGCTTCCTCGTCGGCGACGTCGAGGCCGTCAGCGGCCACCGCGAGACGTTCGTCGACGAGCGCGTCCCCGAGGGCGAGAGCGAGCCGCGCCCAGTCACCGTCGACGACGCGTTCGCCGCGCACGCGGAGTTCGCGAACGGCGCGATGGGGACGTTCGAGGCGACGCGGTACGCGGCCGGCCGGAAGAACGGGCACACGTTCGAAATCGACGGCTCCGACGGCGCGGTGCGTTTCGACCTGGAGCGGCTCAACGAACTGGAGGTCCACCGCGGTGACGGCCGCGGGTTCGAGCGCGTGCTCGTCACCGACGACGACGACCCCTACGGCGAGCACTGGTGGCCGGCCGGTCACGTGCTCGGCTGGGAGCACACGTTCGTCCACGAGAACAGCGAGTTCCTGTCCGCTATCGTGGGCGACGGCGAGTTCGCGCCCGACTTCGCGGACGGCCTCGCGGCCCAGCGGCTGCTGGACGCCGTCGAGCGCAGCGACGACCGCCGCGAGTGGGTGACGGTCTGA
- a CDS encoding cytochrome bc complex cytochrome b subunit, whose protein sequence is MSVERKDDHDHDAWLEEKDLTPIEQTFLTTLVWLDKRLRLVDYLELLESLYYRVNLQMPKSHTEQYNLDNKFWYWYPLYSLGFFSTVAYIVAAISGALLGFYYSPSTAAGAVDIEGATVAYSTITVIMTELNFGFFMRSLHRWAAQVMTAAVFLHMLRVYFTGAYKEPREVNWIIGIILLSLTMVFGYTGYLLPWDQLAYWAGQIGVEMALSIPLIGEWVAQLVFGGFSLGQPTLQRMYIIHVFLLPFVVTTVIAIHLGLVWMQGIAEPH, encoded by the coding sequence ATGAGCGTCGAACGCAAGGACGACCACGACCACGACGCGTGGCTGGAGGAGAAAGACCTCACGCCCATCGAGCAGACGTTCCTCACGACGCTCGTCTGGCTCGACAAGCGGCTGCGGCTCGTCGACTACCTCGAGCTGCTGGAGTCGCTTTACTACCGGGTCAACCTCCAGATGCCGAAGAGCCACACCGAGCAGTACAACCTCGACAACAAGTTCTGGTACTGGTACCCGCTGTACTCGCTGGGGTTCTTCTCGACGGTGGCGTACATCGTCGCGGCGATATCCGGCGCGTTACTCGGGTTCTACTACTCGCCGTCGACGGCCGCCGGCGCCGTCGACATCGAGGGTGCGACGGTCGCGTACAGCACCATCACCGTCATCATGACCGAGTTGAACTTCGGGTTCTTCATGCGGTCGCTCCACCGGTGGGCGGCGCAGGTGATGACCGCCGCGGTGTTCCTCCACATGCTGCGCGTCTACTTCACGGGCGCGTACAAGGAGCCCCGCGAGGTCAACTGGATCATCGGCATCATCCTGCTCAGCCTCACGATGGTCTTCGGGTACACTGGCTACCTGCTCCCGTGGGACCAGCTCGCGTACTGGGCCGGCCAGATTGGCGTCGAGATGGCGCTCTCGATTCCGCTCATCGGCGAATGGGTCGCACAGCTCGTGTTCGGTGGCTTCTCGCTCGGCCAGCCGACACTCCAACGCATGTACATCATCCACGTGTTCCTGCTCCCGTTCGTGGTGACGACGGTCATCGCCATCCACCTCGGACTGGTCTGGATGCAGGGCATCGCGGAACCCCACTAG
- a CDS encoding NAD(+)/NADH kinase: MTARVGVLGDGADGAADAIRDAGSEAVTGEAALDESAVDVVAAIGEAAVLDALAAGVGVHQTAASASTSGQHAERPGSTSVLPVAAGREYGGVERDDLPDALTALAAGDYEVRERPTLSVTAGEADVRALADVMLVTDEPARISEYAVATRGRSVDEVRADGVVVATPAGSHGYAADAGGPLLSADAGALAVVPISPFRVERTQWVLDAPASLEVVREDADVALLVDGREHGLAEPGVPVELDWGAPFEVAVVAASRPAGFA; this comes from the coding sequence GTGACCGCGCGCGTCGGCGTGCTCGGCGACGGCGCGGACGGCGCCGCGGACGCGATACGGGACGCCGGCAGCGAGGCGGTAACCGGCGAGGCCGCGCTCGACGAGAGCGCGGTCGACGTCGTCGCCGCCATCGGGGAGGCCGCGGTCCTCGACGCGCTCGCCGCCGGTGTCGGCGTCCACCAGACCGCCGCGTCCGCATCCACGAGCGGGCAGCACGCCGAGCGGCCCGGCAGCACGTCCGTGCTCCCGGTCGCCGCGGGCCGCGAGTACGGTGGGGTCGAACGAGACGACCTCCCGGACGCGCTCACCGCGCTCGCGGCCGGCGACTACGAGGTCCGCGAGCGGCCGACGCTGTCGGTCACCGCCGGCGAGGCGGACGTGCGCGCGCTCGCGGACGTGATGCTCGTGACCGACGAACCAGCGCGCATCTCCGAGTACGCGGTCGCCACGCGCGGCCGCAGCGTGGACGAGGTGCGCGCGGACGGCGTCGTCGTCGCGACGCCCGCGGGCAGCCACGGGTACGCTGCGGACGCCGGCGGGCCGCTGCTGTCCGCGGACGCCGGCGCGCTCGCAGTCGTCCCCATCTCACCGTTCCGCGTCGAGCGCACGCAGTGGGTGCTCGACGCGCCGGCGTCGCTGGAGGTCGTCCGCGAGGACGCCGACGTCGCACTACTCGTCGACGGTCGCGAGCACGGACTCGCCGAGCCCGGCGTCCCCGTCGAACTCGACTGGGGGGCCCCGTTCGAAGTCGCGGTCGTCGCGGCGTCTCGACCCGCGGGTTTCGCGTGA
- a CDS encoding cation:proton antiporter, which yields MTLVNEILFGGVAAFLVLSLVVVYRVVRGPTMQDRVIAVNAIGTNIVVIIAVLAAATDSPSMLDIAIVYALLNFLMSIAISKFTVERGGVL from the coding sequence GTGACGCTCGTCAACGAAATCCTGTTCGGCGGCGTCGCGGCGTTCCTCGTGCTCTCGCTGGTCGTCGTCTACCGCGTCGTGCGCGGCCCGACGATGCAGGACCGGGTCATCGCGGTGAACGCCATCGGGACGAACATCGTCGTCATCATCGCGGTCCTCGCCGCGGCGACCGATAGCCCGTCGATGCTCGACATCGCCATCGTGTACGCGCTGCTGAACTTCCTGATGAGCATCGCCATCTCGAAGTTCACCGTCGAGCGGGGTGGTGTGCTGTGA
- a CDS encoding NAD(P)/FAD-dependent oxidoreductase has product MTENVAVVGGGPAGLTAAIYTARAGLDTTVYDAGEPILARNAHLENVPGFPAGVNARTFLDATRQQAEEAGVEFVEANVERVEEADDEFRVETDAAGAATADFVVAASWPDITYLDGFELSRIDRGSKTMLDVDEFGRTDVDGVYAAGRVARQYHQTVVAAGHGATVGLTVVEDSDVAFYHDWVAPEGYFTGRDRDVPPGCEEIDEDERRERERESLEALAALSPAEPPTMHPSVADDD; this is encoded by the coding sequence ATGACGGAGAACGTCGCCGTGGTCGGTGGCGGGCCCGCGGGCCTGACCGCCGCCATCTACACCGCACGCGCCGGCCTCGACACGACTGTCTACGACGCCGGCGAGCCGATTCTCGCGCGCAACGCCCACCTGGAGAACGTCCCCGGCTTCCCCGCGGGCGTGAACGCCCGGACGTTCCTCGACGCGACGCGCCAGCAGGCCGAGGAGGCGGGCGTGGAGTTCGTCGAGGCGAACGTCGAACGCGTCGAGGAGGCCGACGACGAATTCCGCGTCGAGACGGACGCCGCGGGCGCTGCCACCGCGGACTTCGTCGTCGCGGCGTCGTGGCCCGACATCACCTATCTCGACGGGTTCGAGCTGTCCCGCATCGACCGCGGGTCGAAGACGATGCTCGACGTCGACGAGTTCGGGCGCACGGACGTCGACGGCGTCTACGCCGCCGGCCGCGTCGCCCGGCAGTACCACCAGACCGTCGTCGCGGCCGGCCACGGCGCTACTGTGGGGCTCACGGTCGTCGAGGACAGCGACGTCGCGTTCTACCACGACTGGGTCGCCCCGGAGGGCTACTTCACAGGCCGCGACCGCGACGTGCCGCCGGGGTGCGAGGAGATCGACGAGGACGAACGCCGCGAGCGCGAGCGGGAGAGCCTCGAAGCGCTCGCCGCGCTCTCGCCCGCGGAGCCGCCGACGATGCACCCGAGCGTCGCGGACGACGACTGA
- a CDS encoding monovalent cation/H+ antiporter subunit E, with protein MGDGDLLVPVGDSVTVRKTVAYVAERAADAPGRPTLHFVYPVSERFDTGDDHAETAEGEDLLERIEVWVEEDLSEEASAVDVRTATVGRDEYLFNPSDYADVLVDYADAHGVDTVVLDPEYNPLGMAPLLPPLERELEAAGLDVDLAPVERPTRRSPLTRAAGLGQFVLLFCSTYAFYLLVSGTLSTFDLATGAISAGVVSAILWHIATRGRVDPRRIAGRVARLAVYAPYLLWEIAKANIDIARVVLHPKLPIDPRMVEFDAAVWSELPAATLANSITLTPGTLTVDVTQRHFTVHSLTKGAREDLLDGALERAVRFVFYGRSAMRLASPAERGETADDTEGENA; from the coding sequence ATGGGCGACGGCGACCTGCTCGTTCCGGTCGGCGACTCGGTGACGGTCCGGAAGACGGTCGCGTACGTCGCCGAGCGCGCGGCCGACGCGCCGGGACGGCCGACGCTGCACTTCGTCTACCCGGTCTCAGAGCGCTTCGACACCGGCGACGACCACGCCGAGACCGCCGAGGGCGAGGACCTCCTCGAACGCATCGAGGTGTGGGTCGAGGAGGACCTCTCCGAGGAGGCCAGCGCGGTCGACGTCCGGACGGCGACCGTGGGCCGTGACGAGTACCTCTTCAACCCCAGCGACTACGCGGACGTGCTCGTCGACTACGCCGACGCACACGGCGTCGACACGGTCGTCCTCGACCCCGAGTACAACCCGCTCGGGATGGCGCCGCTGCTCCCGCCGCTGGAGCGCGAACTCGAGGCCGCCGGGCTCGACGTCGACCTCGCGCCCGTCGAGCGGCCGACCCGCCGCAGCCCGCTCACGCGGGCCGCCGGCCTCGGCCAGTTCGTTCTGCTGTTCTGTTCGACGTACGCGTTCTACCTGCTCGTGTCGGGGACGCTCTCGACGTTCGACCTCGCGACCGGCGCCATCAGCGCGGGTGTCGTCTCGGCAATCCTCTGGCACATCGCCACGCGCGGCCGCGTCGACCCGCGACGGATCGCCGGCCGGGTCGCCCGGCTCGCGGTGTACGCCCCGTACCTGCTGTGGGAGATCGCGAAGGCGAACATCGACATCGCCCGCGTCGTCCTCCACCCGAAGCTCCCCATCGACCCGCGGATGGTGGAGTTCGACGCCGCGGTGTGGTCGGAGCTCCCCGCGGCGACGCTCGCGAACAGCATCACGCTCACGCCCGGGACGCTCACCGTCGACGTCACGCAGCGCCACTTCACGGTCCACAGCCTCACGAAGGGGGCCCGCGAGGACCTGCTCGACGGCGCGCTCGAACGCGCGGTCCGGTTCGTCTTCTACGGCCGGAGCGCCATGCGCCTCGCCAGCCCCGCCGAGCGCGGCGAAACCGCCGACGACACTGAGGGTGAGAACGCGTGA
- the mnhG gene encoding monovalent cation/H(+) antiporter subunit G has product MTPLEIAVLALVAGGVFFTLVAAVGLLRLPDVYTRTHAASKSDTLGAALTLAAVALTFGADLSSVKAALLLVFMFITNPTAAHAIARAAADQGIDPWTTDDEGGAE; this is encoded by the coding sequence GTGACGCCGCTGGAGATCGCCGTGCTCGCGCTCGTCGCGGGCGGCGTGTTCTTCACCCTCGTCGCGGCCGTCGGGCTGCTCCGGCTGCCCGACGTCTACACGCGCACCCACGCCGCCTCGAAGAGCGACACGCTCGGCGCCGCACTCACGCTCGCCGCGGTCGCGCTCACGTTCGGCGCCGACCTCTCCAGCGTGAAAGCCGCGCTGCTCCTCGTCTTCATGTTCATCACGAACCCGACCGCGGCCCACGCCATCGCGCGGGCCGCCGCCGACCAGGGCATCGACCCGTGG
- a CDS encoding GNAT family N-acetyltransferase has protein sequence MARRDATLWGSEEYALRRSPYQHPHIFGSQLKGTPAVGSSMTPDARETGASCSAWDNSRCEGTAYCQPRCPRVFDDDGRAYVVRPVADGDREPLLDMYDVMDLASTTLGLPPRTRERTERWLDGLAGDGLDLLAISGDRVLGHVAAAPVSADDRELVVFVHPDERGRGVGTELLKQLVAYADADGCESLVLTVDSDNERAVHVYDNLGFDVAERLRRELTMTLDLDAAIAERVQAPPAERADDA, from the coding sequence GTGGCCCGCCGCGACGCGACCCTCTGGGGCAGCGAGGAGTACGCGCTCCGCCGCTCGCCTTATCAACACCCCCACATCTTCGGCTCGCAGTTGAAGGGGACTCCGGCCGTCGGTTCGAGTATGACTCCGGACGCCCGCGAAACGGGCGCGTCCTGCAGCGCGTGGGACAACTCCCGCTGCGAGGGGACGGCGTACTGCCAGCCGCGCTGCCCGCGCGTCTTCGACGACGACGGCCGCGCCTACGTCGTGCGTCCGGTCGCCGACGGCGATCGAGAGCCGCTGCTCGACATGTACGACGTGATGGACCTGGCGTCGACGACGCTCGGCCTGCCGCCGCGGACCCGCGAGCGGACGGAGCGGTGGCTGGACGGCCTCGCGGGCGACGGCCTCGACCTCCTCGCCATCTCCGGGGACCGCGTTCTCGGGCACGTCGCCGCCGCGCCCGTGAGCGCCGACGACCGCGAACTCGTGGTGTTCGTCCACCCCGACGAGCGCGGCCGCGGCGTCGGCACCGAGCTCCTCAAGCAGCTCGTCGCGTACGCCGACGCTGACGGCTGCGAGTCGCTGGTCCTGACCGTCGACAGCGACAACGAGCGCGCCGTCCACGTCTACGACAACCTCGGGTTCGACGTCGCCGAGCGGCTGCGCCGCGAGCTCACGATGACACTCGACCTCGACGCGGCGATCGCCGAGCGCGTGCAGGCGCCCCCAGCCGAGCGCGCTGACGACGCCTGA
- a CDS encoding cytochrome bc complex cytochrome b subunit, with protein sequence MADEPNDDAARTDGTGIVPPDDETPTWRERKERTTGLSRLTYEYFERSRREDQDLREESDYVERDVLAFPVWPHELIRNLALTSFFVGMIFFLAATLPPHLGAPANPSQTPSIILPDWYLYWSFGLLKLGPLNPDLAILGGDKLMADRTYGVLANVVVVGFIAIVPFLNKGSARRPVEQPFWAAVGVMGVVFAVLISALSIKNLTPIDPHLLFDLTFLVPPVAGGIAYAIFKTMREGYMYDLNRRYYKLRPPK encoded by the coding sequence ATGGCAGACGAACCCAACGACGACGCGGCGCGCACCGACGGCACGGGCATCGTTCCGCCGGACGACGAGACGCCGACGTGGCGCGAACGCAAGGAACGCACCACGGGGCTCTCCCGGCTGACGTACGAGTACTTCGAGCGCTCCCGGCGCGAGGACCAGGACCTCCGCGAGGAGTCCGACTACGTGGAACGCGACGTGCTCGCGTTCCCCGTCTGGCCTCACGAGCTCATCCGGAACCTCGCGCTCACGAGCTTCTTCGTCGGGATGATCTTCTTCCTGGCGGCGACGCTGCCGCCCCACCTGGGGGCGCCGGCGAACCCGAGCCAGACGCCGAGTATCATCCTGCCGGACTGGTACCTCTACTGGTCGTTCGGCCTGCTGAAGCTCGGTCCGCTGAACCCCGACCTCGCCATCCTCGGCGGGGACAAACTGATGGCCGACCGCACGTACGGCGTGCTCGCGAACGTCGTGGTAGTCGGGTTCATCGCCATCGTGCCGTTCCTCAACAAGGGGAGCGCGCGCCGTCCCGTCGAGCAGCCGTTCTGGGCGGCCGTCGGCGTCATGGGCGTCGTCTTCGCGGTGCTCATCAGCGCGCTGTCCATCAAGAACCTCACCCCCATCGACCCGCACCTGCTGTTCGACCTGACGTTCCTCGTCCCGCCGGTCGCGGGCGGTATCGCGTACGCGATATTCAAGACGATGCGCGAGGGGTACATGTACGACCTCAACCGCCGGTACTACAAGCTCCGCCCGCCGAAGTAA
- a CDS encoding MTH865 family protein, whose protein sequence is MADVEAELRQELLDAFSGADYPVKNQMGLVPALPNGPSTTFEAGDKSFTAMELATKLSSRAEFPYDDPESLVDDVIEGLKDEGDL, encoded by the coding sequence ATGGCAGACGTCGAAGCTGAACTCCGTCAGGAACTCCTCGATGCGTTCTCGGGCGCCGACTACCCCGTGAAGAACCAGATGGGCCTCGTTCCCGCGCTCCCGAACGGCCCGTCGACGACGTTCGAGGCCGGGGACAAGTCGTTCACGGCGATGGAGCTCGCGACGAAGCTCTCCAGCCGCGCCGAGTTCCCCTACGACGACCCCGAGTCCCTCGTCGACGACGTCATCGAGGGGCTGAAGGACGAAGGCGACCTGTAA
- a CDS encoding M28 family metallopeptidase: MTDWIGDVFTSDTGWRHLEALVDVRDRMAGTPGEREAAEATRDALAAACGDAALDEFEIQGWTRGDSAVETPAGAEECIALPRSPNGDVAGEFVDLGYGLPNDFEETDLDGKVVMVASDVPGWYDRYLHRREKYYHAVEAGAAAFVYRNHVEGRLPPTGSVGTSEQPLGEVPAVGVSKEVGARLGRKYDGETVGVSVSAEVGDATSQNVHATLGPETDEELLVTSHVDAHDIAEGAMDNGAGTAMVVELAHALADREDELDTQVRFVCFGAEEVGLVGAAYDAANRDRDDVRAVLNLDGVVAGRTLEFYTHHFDALGDAVREVADRFDHPVSITPEMGPHSDHWEYVQHGVPGYHVTSQTDGAGRGWGHTHADTLDKLEARTFREQAILLTALAVELADDGFAVAHASEADVAAALEAEDLAEGMKITGDWPY, encoded by the coding sequence ATGACTGACTGGATTGGCGACGTGTTCACCAGCGACACCGGCTGGCGCCACCTCGAGGCCCTCGTGGACGTCCGCGACAGGATGGCGGGGACGCCGGGCGAGCGCGAGGCCGCGGAAGCCACGCGGGACGCGCTCGCGGCGGCCTGTGGGGACGCCGCCCTCGACGAGTTCGAGATCCAGGGCTGGACGCGCGGCGACAGCGCCGTCGAGACGCCCGCCGGCGCCGAGGAGTGCATCGCCCTGCCGCGCAGCCCGAACGGCGACGTCGCCGGGGAGTTCGTCGACCTCGGCTACGGCCTCCCGAACGACTTCGAGGAGACCGACCTCGACGGCAAAGTGGTGATGGTGGCCTCCGACGTCCCGGGCTGGTACGACCGCTACCTCCACCGGCGAGAGAAGTACTACCACGCCGTCGAGGCTGGCGCCGCGGCGTTCGTCTACCGGAATCACGTCGAAGGCCGGCTCCCGCCGACGGGAAGCGTGGGCACCAGCGAGCAGCCGCTCGGCGAGGTTCCCGCCGTCGGCGTCTCCAAGGAGGTCGGCGCGCGCCTCGGCCGGAAGTACGACGGGGAGACGGTCGGCGTCTCCGTGAGCGCCGAGGTCGGAGACGCGACGAGCCAGAACGTCCACGCGACCCTCGGCCCGGAGACGGACGAGGAGCTGCTCGTGACGAGCCACGTCGACGCCCACGACATCGCGGAGGGCGCGATGGACAACGGCGCGGGAACGGCGATGGTCGTCGAGCTCGCGCACGCGCTCGCCGACCGCGAGGACGAACTCGACACGCAGGTGCGCTTCGTCTGCTTCGGCGCCGAAGAGGTCGGCCTCGTCGGAGCCGCGTACGACGCCGCGAACCGCGACCGCGACGACGTCCGCGCGGTGCTGAACCTCGACGGCGTCGTCGCCGGGCGCACGCTCGAGTTCTACACGCACCACTTCGACGCGCTCGGCGACGCCGTCCGCGAGGTCGCCGACCGCTTCGACCATCCAGTCTCCATCACGCCCGAGATGGGGCCCCACTCCGACCACTGGGAGTACGTCCAGCACGGCGTCCCCGGCTACCACGTCACCAGCCAGACCGACGGCGCGGGCCGCGGTTGGGGACACACGCACGCCGACACGCTCGACAAGCTGGAGGCCCGGACGTTCCGCGAGCAGGCGATTCTGCTCACGGCGCTCGCCGTCGAACTCGCCGACGACGGGTTCGCCGTCGCGCACGCCAGCGAGGCCGACGTCGCCGCCGCCCTCGAAGCCGAGGACCTCGCGGAGGGCATGAAGATCACCGGCGACTGGCCGTACTGA
- the coaBC gene encoding bifunctional phosphopantothenoylcysteine decarboxylase/phosphopantothenate--cysteine ligase CoaBC encodes MLSGVNVALGVTGSIAAVKVVELAHELRRRGASVRAVTTESARGIVHPWAVEFATDNPVVTEITGSVEHVELCGRDGWADVFLVAPATANTVGKIAGAIDDTPVTTCATTALGADVPVVIAPAMHEPMYDHPGVLDAIERVESWGVDFVDPRVEEGKAKIATEEAIVLDTARAAGETPLDGEHVVVTSGATSEPIDPVRVLTNRASGRTGRAIAAGCYVRGADVTLVHDGGNVPYADTVEVETAEEMLAATREACADADALVSAAAVSDYTVDASDEKIRSGQELTLDLEPTPKLIDELRDDHPDLPIVGFKAETSGDDAAMVDAARETLERVDLSFVVANDASVMGDADTRVLFVTREDATEFVGSKRALGLRIADDLAALD; translated from the coding sequence ATGCTCTCCGGAGTGAACGTCGCCCTCGGGGTCACGGGCAGCATCGCGGCGGTGAAGGTCGTGGAACTCGCCCACGAGCTCCGCCGCCGCGGCGCGAGCGTGCGGGCCGTGACGACCGAGAGCGCGCGGGGCATCGTCCATCCGTGGGCGGTCGAGTTCGCGACGGACAACCCCGTCGTCACCGAGATTACGGGTAGCGTCGAGCACGTCGAGCTCTGCGGCCGCGACGGCTGGGCGGACGTCTTCCTCGTCGCGCCGGCGACCGCGAACACGGTCGGGAAGATCGCGGGCGCGATCGACGACACGCCCGTGACGACGTGCGCGACGACCGCGCTCGGCGCCGACGTGCCCGTCGTAATCGCGCCCGCGATGCACGAGCCGATGTACGACCACCCCGGGGTTCTGGACGCCATCGAGCGCGTGGAGTCGTGGGGCGTCGACTTCGTCGACCCGCGCGTCGAGGAGGGGAAAGCGAAAATCGCGACCGAGGAAGCCATCGTCCTCGACACCGCGCGGGCCGCCGGCGAGACGCCGCTCGACGGCGAGCACGTGGTCGTCACTAGCGGCGCGACCAGCGAGCCGATCGACCCCGTGCGCGTGCTCACGAACCGCGCGTCGGGCCGGACGGGGCGCGCCATCGCCGCGGGCTGTTACGTCCGCGGTGCCGACGTCACGCTCGTCCACGACGGCGGCAACGTCCCGTACGCGGACACCGTCGAGGTCGAGACCGCCGAGGAGATGCTGGCGGCGACCCGGGAGGCGTGCGCTGACGCCGACGCCCTGGTTTCGGCGGCCGCCGTCAGCGACTACACCGTGGACGCCAGCGACGAGAAGATCCGCTCCGGGCAGGAGCTCACGCTCGACCTGGAGCCGACGCCGAAACTCATCGACGAACTCCGGGACGACCACCCCGACCTCCCCATCGTCGGGTTCAAGGCCGAGACCTCGGGGGACGACGCCGCGATGGTCGACGCCGCGCGCGAGACGCTCGAACGCGTCGACCTCTCGTTCGTCGTCGCGAACGACGCCAGCGTGATGGGCGACGCGGACACTCGCGTGCTGTTCGTCACCCGCGAGGACGCCACCGAGTTCGTCGGCAGCAAGCGCGCGCTCGGCCTGCGAATCGCCGACGACCTCGCCGCCCTCGACTGA
- a CDS encoding plastocyanin/azurin family copper-binding protein: MNSDADERVTRRRFLRAGAGAAAAGVAATGTAAAQEDGGPTVVTVGPGGSNVFEPETAYVQPGGTVRWVWDSSGHNVVAESTPSGSDWSGHEPLEDSGFEYEHTFETEGTYEYVCTPHAALGMEGVIEVTENPPENTGFQSILPDSAKNLAVAGTGTMASVLGLTYLFMRYGGDYEGDLDE, encoded by the coding sequence ATGAACTCCGATGCAGACGAGCGGGTGACGCGCCGCAGGTTCCTCCGCGCGGGCGCCGGCGCCGCAGCTGCGGGAGTCGCCGCGACCGGGACGGCCGCCGCACAGGAAGACGGCGGACCGACTGTCGTCACCGTCGGGCCGGGCGGCAGCAACGTCTTCGAGCCCGAGACGGCGTACGTCCAGCCGGGCGGTACCGTCCGCTGGGTGTGGGACAGCAGCGGCCACAACGTCGTCGCGGAGTCGACGCCGTCGGGCTCCGACTGGAGCGGCCACGAGCCCCTCGAAGACTCCGGCTTCGAGTACGAGCACACCTTCGAGACGGAGGGGACCTACGAGTACGTCTGCACGCCGCACGCCGCCCTCGGCATGGAGGGCGTCATCGAGGTCACGGAGAACCCGCCGGAGAACACCGGCTTCCAGTCCATCCTCCCGGACAGCGCGAAGAACCTCGCCGTCGCCGGCACCGGCACGATGGCGTCCGTGCTCGGCCTGACCTACCTCTTCATGCGGTACGGCGGCGACTACGAGGGCGACCTCGACGAGTAA
- a CDS encoding SRPBCC family protein, producing MNTVEVSTDVRVPPEEAYAFVAGFPRYAKYSEYLESVTQHGEGGSGTEYELTFAWWKLSHTVRSRVTDTEEPERIDWELVDGIDAHGRWEVAETDEGSRVTFVVTYDKGSAKGVLNLPALVSLEMVVDKVVDKVIEEGERVVERVVADLEGERRPVELDVETY from the coding sequence GTGAACACGGTCGAAGTGAGCACGGACGTCCGCGTGCCGCCCGAGGAAGCGTACGCGTTCGTCGCGGGCTTCCCGCGGTACGCCAAGTACTCCGAGTACCTGGAGTCCGTCACCCAGCACGGCGAGGGCGGCTCGGGCACGGAGTACGAGCTGACGTTCGCGTGGTGGAAACTGTCGCACACGGTCCGCTCGCGCGTGACCGACACCGAGGAACCGGAGCGAATCGACTGGGAGCTCGTGGACGGCATCGACGCCCACGGCCGCTGGGAGGTCGCCGAGACCGACGAGGGCTCGCGGGTGACGTTCGTCGTCACGTACGACAAGGGGAGTGCGAAGGGCGTACTCAACCTGCCCGCGCTCGTGTCGCTGGAGATGGTGGTCGACAAGGTCGTCGACAAGGTAATCGAGGAGGGCGAGCGCGTCGTCGAGCGCGTCGTCGCCGACCTGGAGGGCGAACGCCGGCCGGTCGAACTCGACGTCGAAACCTACTGA